One segment of Polyodon spathula isolate WHYD16114869_AA chromosome 20, ASM1765450v1, whole genome shotgun sequence DNA contains the following:
- the LOC121295283 gene encoding DNA excision repair protein ERCC-6-like, which translates to MDCKAVEKYQRYVKEGKDEARNGNLSRSLELFNAAYIIHPSEKLKSRIQKLEEAIAELAREEDDDDEFVDVNGSGLMLFRELHDKLYDHQKEGIAFLYGLHRDGRKGGILADDMGLGKTIQIIAFLSGMFDAELVKHTLIVMPTTLIANWTKEFAKWTPGMRIKEFHGTSKAERVKNLEKVQRRGGVIITTYQMLINNWQLLSSFSDREFTWDYIILDEAHKIKTSSTKTAKSAHAIPARNRILLTGTPVQNNLREMWALFDFACQGTLLGTAKTFKMEYENPITRAREKDATTGEKALGLKISENLMTIIDPYFLRRTKQDVQKTKLLKEAKVNELDSEDKENKNPSTVVEMPSLTRKNDLIIWTYLSSVQEDIYNKFISLDQIKEILMTNRSPLAELTVIKKLCDHPRLLSARACGQLGLEDGDHHSGDGFDENDTAAGKIDHLSDDTLINESGKLTFLVGLLERLRDEGNRTLVFSQSRKMLDIISRILVNRGFKLLRIDGTITDLSERQRRITLFQSSKEYSVFLLTTQVGGVGITLTSANRVVIFDPSWNPATDAQAVDRAYRIGQTENVVIYRLITCGTVEEKIYRRQVFKDSLIRQTTGDKKNPFRYFSKQELKELFKLEDTRSSSTQIQLQSLHAMQRRTDPELDEHIAYLYSLEMFGLSDHDLMFSSEAASHEDHPEDTEAQHYIEHRVLKAQELMKVESELHQQLMENIKSVTEPAWLHNPEPPKRSLETKRVKTETNVPTPKWTKDSAVPPPADLTQESIEQNEDIHNVSNKINNLALDDSEESEKSSSNESCLTVGNKRESEASEHCENKVLEDRFHSEDSSKSSAKVSSLACGADINYSSECELVPDVAEEVVILPGPQNNSVREVNFQNFEVSPALSVMEGGDIQIMSPCPSKSNLERPEAGLPESFLGEDNDFEEDIVSESNSLSVSHPQCDFNLQLQDSAEEMFQNNSNSVHTELDSDLQHCMESSSSSLKERPPNDDPKIVSSADHSPRRGLLFISQIEEGSMAEESFIHTARKKNKARVISDSEDEDESNNSSAGKHNHVEGFSSIGSPLHQSFLGVDASTPKQNNSVLHSSASLTPHRKSIGGNTSVASRKYFVSAVMEDIEDMEESNDNESEEDSSMAEEVEANGEESVLSEGEPTGETLNTEEGTEEEPTGESLNTEEEEMDGEEKETEEEPTGESLNTEEGQEEEYDDTSGFEIEEGEESTQDESTGDIELRSDERMDCCTIEKDPPRNRDTTNTPPSAEGKYEYLVKCGEALYGEGNLKEALDVFLQALDIKSGDPEIQLMTIRLYRQLSKS; encoded by the coding sequence gTATGTGAAAGAAGGCAAGGATGAAGCCAGGAACGGAAACCTTAGTAGGTCACTCGAATTATTTAATGCTGCCTACATAATTCATCCCAGTGAAAAGCTAAAAAGCAGAATCCAGAAACTGGAAGAAGCCATTGCAGAATTGGCACGTGAAGAAGATGACGATGATGAGTTTGTTGACGTCAATGGCAGTGGTTTAATGCTCTTCAGAGAATTGCATGACAAGCTTTACGACCACCAAAAAGAAGGCATAGCTTTTCTTTATGGCTTACACAGAGATGGAAGAAAAGGTGGAATTTTAGCAGATGATATGGGATTGGGGAAAACCATCCAAATTATTGCGTTTCTGTCTGGAATGTTTGATGCAGAGCTAGTCAAGCATACACTGATTGTCATGCCTACAACACTAATTGCAAACTGGACAAAGGAATTTGCCAAGTGGACCCCTGGAATGAGAATTAAAGAGTTTCATGGCACAAGCAAAGCTGAGCGGGTGAAGAACTTGGAGAAAGTCCAAAGAAGAGGCGGCGTGATCATAACAACTTACCAAATGCTGATCAACAATTGGCAACTTCTGTCTAGCTTTAGTGATAGGGAGTTCACATGGGACTATATCATTCTAGACGAAGCTCACAAAATTAAAACTTCATCAACCAAAACAGCAAAAAGCGCACATGCTATACCTGCAAGGAACCGCATCCTTCTCACTGGTACTCCAGTGCAAAATAATCTGAGGGAGATGTGGGCGCTCTTTGATTTTGCATGTCAGGGAACACTCCTTGGAACAGCAAAGACTTTTAAAATGGAGTATGAAAACCCCATTACTCGAGCCAGAGAAAAAGATGCCACAACAGGAGAAAAAGCCCTGGGTCTAAAGATTTCGGAAAATCTGATGACAATTATAGATCCATACTTTCTAAGAAGGACAAAGCAAGACGTTCAGAAAACAAAGCTCCTAAAAGAAGCTAAAGTTAATGAATTGGATTCAGAAGACAAAGAGAACAAAAATCCCAGTACTGTAGTTGAGATGCCTTCTTTGACTAGAAAGAATGACTTAATTATTTGGACTTACCTTAGTTCAGTACAGGAAGATATCTACAACAAGTTCATTTCTTTAGACCAAATAAAAGAGATACTAATGACTAACCGTTCTCCATTGGCAGAACTAACTGTGATAAAGAAACTCTGTGACCACCCAAGACTTCTGTCTGCCAGAGCCTGTGGCCAGTTAGGCCTAGAAGATGGAGATCATCATAGTGGAGATGGTTTTGACgagaatgatactgctgcaggcAAAATTGATCACCTGTCAGATGATACTTTGATTAATGAATCGGGCAAGTTGACATTCCTTGTGGGCCTATTGGAAAGGCTTCGAGATGAAGGCAATCGTACTCTTGTCTTCTCTCAGTCGAGAAAAATGCTTGACATTATCAGTCGCATTTTAGTTAACAGGGGTTTCAAGCTGCTGCGCATCGATGGAACGATAACCGATTTGTCTGAACGTCAGAGACGTATAACACTTTTTCAGAGCAGCAAAGAATACTCTGTCTTTCTTCTTACAACTCAAGTTGGAGGGGTTGGAATTACTCTCACATCTGCAAATAGGGTTGTGATTTTTGATCCAAGTTGGAATCCTGCAACAGATGCACAAGCTGTGGACAGAGCCTACAGAATTGGACAAACAGAAAATGTTGTGATTTACAGACTGATCACCTGTGGGACTGTGGAAGAAAAGATATACAGACGTCAAGTCTTCAAGGATTCCTTGATCAGACAGACGACTGgtgacaaaaaaaacccattcaGATACTTCAGCAAACAAGAGTTGAAAGAACTTTTCAAATTGGAAGACACACGGTCATCCTCCACACAGATCCAGCTTCAATCACTACATGCAATGCAGAGACGTACAGATCCTGAGCTGGATGAACATATTGCTTACCTGTATTCTTTGGAAATGTTTGGCCTCTCGGATCATGACCTAATGTTTTCATCTGAAGCAGCTAGTCATGAAGATCACCCAGAGGACACAGAGGCTCAGCATTATATTGAGCATAGAGTGTTGAAAGCTCAAGAGCTGATGAAAGTAGAATCTGAGCTACACCAGCAACTGATGGAGAATATTAAATCTGTCACTGAGCCAGCATGGCTTCACAACCCAGAGCCTCCAAAGAGATCACTTGAAACAAAAAGAGTTAAAACTGAGACTAACGTTCCCACACCTAAGTGGACCAAAGATTCTGCTGTTCCGCCTCCTGCAGACCTGACGCAAGAAAGCATTGAACAAAATGAGGATATACACAATGTAAGTAACAAAATTAACAATCTTGCTCTAGATGATAGTGAAGAATCTGAGAAGAGTTCTAGCAATGAGTCTTGTTTGACTGTGGGAAACAAGAGAGAGAGTGAAGCTTCAGAGCATTGTGAAAATAAAGTTCTCGAAGACCGATTTCATTCAGAAGATTCCTCAAAATCAAGTGCAAAAGTATCTTCTCTTGCCTGTGGAGCAGATATAAATTACAGTTCTGAATGTGAATTAGTACCTGATGTTGCTGAGGAAGTGGTTATTTTGCCAGGCCCTCAAAATAATTCTGTAAGAGAAGTCAATTTTCAGAATTTTGAGGTCTCCCCTGCACTTTCTGTGATGGAGGGCGGAGATATCCAAATAATGTCGCCTTGTCCAAGTAAATCAAACTTGGAACGCCCTGAAGCTGGTCTTCCTGAATCCTTCTTGGGTGAAGACAATGATTTTGAAGAAGATATTGTCTCAGAATCCAACTCTTTGTCTGTGTCACATCCCCAGTGTGACTTCAATCTTCAATTGCAAGATAGTGCAGaagaaatgtttcaaaataaCAGTAATTCTGTGCATACTGAACTTGATTCAGACCTTCAGCATTGTATGGAAAGTAGTTCAAGTTCTCTTAAAGAGCGCCCTCCAAATGATGATCCAAAAATAGTAAGCAGCGCTGATCATTCTCCACGAAGagggttattatttatttctcagaTTGAAGAGGGGAGTATGGCTGAAGAGTCTTTCATTCATACTgctagaaagaaaaataaagcaagagTAATTTCTGATAGTGAAGATGAGGATGAAAGCAACAACTCTTCAGCAGGAAAGCACAACCATGTTGAAGGGTTCTCTTCCATTGGTAGCCCTTTGCATCAGTCCTTTTTGGGTGTTGATGCTTCAACTCCCAAGCAGAACAACTCTGTATTGCACTCCTCAGCTTCCCTGACCCCTCACAGAAAGAGCATAGGTGGTAATACATCTGTTGCATCGCGAAAATATTTTGTGAGTGCTGTTATGGAAGACATCGAAGATATGGAGGAGTCCAATGATAATGAGTCAGAGGAAGACAGTAGTATGGCAGAGGAGGTAGAAGCAAATGGTGAAGAGTCTGTGCTTTCAGAAGGGGAACCAACAGGAGAGACTTTAAACACGGAGGAAGGAACAGAAGAGGAGCCTACAGGAGAATCTTTGAACACCGAGGAGGAAGAGATGGACGGAGAGGAGAAAGAAACGGAAGAGGAACCTACAGGAGAATCTTTGAACACCGAGGAAGGACAGGAGGAGGAGTATGATGACACAAGTGGTTTTGAGATAGAAGAGGGTGAGGAAAGTACCCAGGATGAATCCACTGGTGATATTGAGCTAAGATCAGATGAACGTATGGACTGTTGCACAATTGAGAAGGACCCACCTAGAAATCGTGACACAACCAATACGCCTCCATCAGCAGAAGGCAAATATGAATACTTGGTGAAATGTGGGGAAGCACTGTATGGAGAAGGAAACTTAAAAGAAGCTTTGGATGTTTTCTTGCAGGCCCTTGACATTAAAAGTGGAGATCCTGAAATTCAGTTAATGACAATAAGACTGTATCGTCAACTTAGTAAAAGCTAA